The Microcoleus sp. bin38.metabat.b11b12b14.051 genome segment CGGTCAAATTTGCCCAACTCAGATTTGCTTGAGTGAGATTAGCATGGCTGAGGTTAGCTTTTGTGAAGTCGGCGTCGGTTAAATTTGCTTGAGTAAGGTTGATCCCGCAAAGTTTTACCTCTGTCAAGTTGGCACCTTGCAAGTTGGCGTTAACTGCATAAACTTGAATCAAAATTGCCCGCTGAAGGTTGGCATCTCTCATGTCTGCACCCCTAAGGCTCGCCCCTGTAAAATCGGCGCCGCTGAGCACTGCACTCCGCAAGATAGCTCCGCTCAAGTTCGCTTCCAGCGCCTGGCATTCGCCGAAATTAGATGACATCAGGTTAGCTTGGGAGAGGTTGGCTCGGCTGATATCTGCTTGATACAGATTGGCTCTGTAGAGCGTGATGCCGATCGAATTTGCGCCTGTTAGATTAGCAGCAGTCAGGTCAATATCGCGTAAATTTATCCTTGACAGGTTGACATCGGCCAAGTCTGCTTTGTGAAAAACCCGTTCTCCGGCTGCATAGCGTGCCAGAAGTTCCTCTGCATTCATGTCATTTCCCCGAAAATATTGATTGACACTCCCCAGCTATCGAGGCGTGGGGATTCTTCGATCTACGAGCTAACTTGCTCTGATTGGGTTTCTCCAACCAAAGTAGCGGTCAATTCTCCCGAAGCGTTACTTGCGTCTAGCGCAAAGGTTCCGGTATGCCCTACCGTACCCAATCCTCGACTTAGGATGTTTATAGCTGCGTTTTTATCTCTATCCATCACACAACCACATTTACAAATATGAGTTCTCGTTGATAGACTTTTCTTGACAATTGCACCGCAGACGCGAGCATTCTTGGCTAGTATATTGCGGATTAACCGCAACCGTCACTCTCTCAAACACTTTCCCAAAGTATTCAATCCAGATACGGAACTGATACCAAGATGCGTCGTTGATAGACTTTGCTAAACAGTGATTCTGCACCATATTTTTAATTCTCAAATCGACCTAAGCTATCAAGTCGTTTGACTGAACTACGCACCGTGCTAATTTCACAGCGTGGTCTTTACGTTGCCTACTTATTTTGAGATGGCGCTTGCCTAGAATTTGCCTAGCTTTGCCTCTGTTTTTTGAACCTTTAACCTTTCTGGATACACGACGTTGTGCAGGTTTAAGCACTTTCTCCCCTTTTCTTAGGAATCTAGGGTTTTCAACCGTGGTTCCATTTGAATCGGTGTAATAATCTTTTAGTCCAACATCCAATCCGATAGTATTCCCAGAAGGTTCTGTGTTTTCCTTTCGGTCAACATCGATACAGAACTGGACGTAAACACCATCCGCACGTTTCACCAATCGCACTCGCTTAACTTGAGTGTCTTGGTAGAAATGCAAGTCGCGTGTACCCTTGAGTTTGAGTTTACCAATACCTTTTTTATCGGTAAAGGTTATCGATTTTCTGTCAGGTGCAAGCTTCCATCCAGTTGCTTTGTACTCAACAGAACGACAGTTTCTCTGGAATTGTGGGTATCCTTTTTTACCGGGAATCTTTTTCTTGCAGTTTTCGTAGAATCGGGAAATAGCTGCCCAAGCGCGTTCTGCACTCGACTGCCTTGCTTGCGAGTTGAGTTCATCAGCAAACGGAAAGGTAGCTGCCAGTACAGCGCAGTATTTATTCAAGTCGTATTTGTTCTTTTTTGGATTGTCGATCCAATATCGCAAACAACTGTTGCGGACAAATTGAGCGGTACGAATTGCTTCGTCTACCGCCTGAAACTGACTTGACTTTCCGTAAGTCTTGAACTCAAAAACTAGCATTTTGGAACCTCCAGCTTTATGCTAGTACAATCGGCACAAAACAAGTGCTACCGCAAGAAAAAGTTACAACTAATTAAAGCCGTCCTAGAAGGACGGGGTTTTAAACCCAGTTCTTTGATAATATGTTTGATATTTCAATAATATTAGGCATGAGCGACCTTTACATTTCTTGGTCTGAGTACCATCGCAAAATTGAGAATTTGGCTGTAAAGATTGATGAATCTAGCTGGAAATTCGATCGCATTGTCTGTCTGGCGAGGGGAGGGCTGCGGGTGGGCGATACTCTGTCGCGGATTTTCGACAAACCTCTGGCGATTTTAGCGGCCTCGTCCTATGGTGGGGCCGAGGGAAAAGTCCGGCGGGCGATCGAGTTTGCGCCTAATTTGACAATGGTGGGCGATAATTTGGGCAGTCGCATTCTGCTAGTTGACGATTTGGTAGATTCGGGAATTAGTTTGGAGCAAGGTATCGTTTGGCTGCAAAACCGCTACGGCGCAGATATTCGCGAAATTCGGACTGCTGTGCTTTGGTACAAGGCTTGTTCTGTGGCGAAACCAGATTATTATGTAGATTATTTGGCGGATAATCCTTGGATTCACCAACCTTTTGAAATCTACGAAAAGATGAGTGCGGCTGATTTGACTGCGCAAGTAGGGAGTTAGTGAAATCCGCCCCTAGCCGTGTTTGGTTTGTAGTTGTTCTTTTACCCAAGCTCGAAATGCTCTGATTGTTGGGCTTCTGCCTTGGGCGTTGCTGCGATCGATATATTGGGGAATTACATCAATAATGGGAAAGTCGGGGAAATTTTGGCTGTTATCAGACTCAACATATTTTCCATCTTGAAGCAGATAGATTTTCAGGATTCGCCCGTCATATCTCCAAAGTTCCGGCACTTTCAAAGCTTGATAGCTGCTCAGACTGGTTTGTGAAGAGTTGTCAATCTCGATCGCCAAATCGGGAGGCGGATCTACTGTTAAATCTATTTTATCCTTACCTCTAATAACCGCTTCGTTCTGAATGTAGAAACAATCATCAGGTTCTACACCACTTTGCATCTCTTTGCTTTTGAAGGTAGTGGAACCTAAAACATCACAATCAATATTAAGTTCTTCCAGCAGTAACTTAACAAAATCACCAATTAGTGATTTAGCTTTTTCATGTTTTGGTAGTGGCATCCTGATTTCCAGTGTTTGTTGGTAATAAGTAAGTCGAAGTGCGTAACCTTCCCCTAGCTCGTCTAGGATAGCTTCGTACATTTCCCAGCTAACATTTTGTAACTTTATTTTATTGCCGGGTGGGATAATTAGTTGATTCAGTTCAAATACTGTTGGTTTGGTTTCTGTTTGCATCGGTTGCTTCCAGGGATGGGACTTATAGTTCTAGTTTATCAAGGATTCAATAAAAATAGAAGACGGCGGTTGAAACCAGGTTTACACAAACGAATTCCGCCTCCGCGGAATGAAGAAAATAAATGAAGAAAATCGCGTAATTTTCACCGCCCGTTCTTCAACCCGCGCACCATCCGGGTTTTGTTTGTATAGACGCGGTTTCAACCGCCGTCTGTATCTACGAACCTCAGAATTAGCGAACCGAAAGAATGCGATCGCCCAATTCAACACTTCCTGTCAAAACTTCCTGCCGCGCCCACTTATCGGCCGCTATAATATCATCTAAAGCAGGAGTTTCACAGTTGTCGGCTTGATGTTTATCGCATACCTTCTCGATTAACTTCGGAATATCCAAAAACGTAATTTTCTCATCCAAAAATAGCGCTACCGCCTGTTCGTTTGCCGCATTCAGTACCGCAGGCATCGAACCGCCCGCACGTCCCGCCGCATAGGCTAACTGCATACAAGGATACTTTTCGTGGTCTGGTTCTCGGAAAGTCAAATCACCAGATTTTACCAAATCTAGCTGCGGCCAATCTGTATGAATTCGCTCCGGCCAAGACAAAGCGTACAGCAGCGGCAACCGCATATCCGGCCAGCCCAATTGTGCCAAAACAGACGTATCTTGCAGCTCAATTAATGAGTGTATTATACTCTGGGGATGGATGACAATATCAATGTCGTCATAATCCATACCGAACAAGTAATGAGCCTCAATTACTTCTAATCCTTTATTCATCAAAGTAGCAGAATCAATAGTGATTTTCTGCCCCATCGACCAATTCGGATGTTTTAAAGCGTCGGCGACTGTTACTCCTGCTAATTTGTCGATCGGCAAATCTCGAAAAGAACCACCCGAAGCAGTGAGAATAATTCGCCGCAAGCCGCCCGCCGGTATGCCTTGGAGGCATTGAAAAATTGCCGAATGTTCTGAGTCTGCCGGCAATACTTTAACCCCATATTTTTCGATCAGGGGGTTGACAACGGGGCCGCCTGCGATTAATGTTTCTTTATTGGCTAAGGCGATATCTTTGCCTGCTTTGATAGCGGCAATTGTTGGCAGCAAACCCGCACAGCCAACTATTCCCGTGACTACGGCTTCAGCGTCGCCGTATTTGGCAACTTCGACAACGCCTGACTCGCCAGCAAGTAAAATAGGTTGAGGGTCGATATCTGCGATCGCCTCCTGCAATTCCTGTAATTTATCTTCGTCGCAAATCGCGACAATTTCCGGTTGAAACTGGCGAATTTGCTGTGCTAGCAAGCTGACATTTCGTCCCGCGGTTAACCCGACAATCCGAAATTTATCGGGGTATTGAGCTACAATGTCCAGAGTTTGAGTCCCGATGGAGCCTGTGGAGCCGAGAAGAGTTATCGCTTTCACAATTTTTTAAGGTTTTGTGGATTATTCTAATATTACGATTACCGGAACTCAAATTAGTAAAAGTTTGCCACAATAAATTCTAGCCAGTACCTAAAGGTGGACAAGATTTCGCCAGCAGCGCGGAGGATTGAGTAAATAATATTTATCACAGCCAGGTTTGATGCAAAACTCCTCTGAAAATCTTGTAATTTCCGGTGAAGAAAGCCGCAGCGCAGTTGCGGAAAAATTACCCGCAGCTAAAATATTTCCGCCGCCGAGTGTAATTGGGATGGCTGGTGTGGCTGCTGCAATTTTATTTTTATGCAGCAGTTGGCGGCACGCTTTGTTTCAATCAACCGCTTGGGACTTAGGAATTTTTGACCAAGCTATCTATTTAATTAGCCAGGGAAAGCCGCCGATTTCGTCTTTTTTGGGGTTTCACATTCTGGGCGATCACGCAAGTTGGATCTTCTATATTTTAGCATTATTATATAAAATAAATCCCGATGTTCGCTGGCTTTTAGCCGTGCAAGCTGTGGCTTTAGCTGCGGGTGCTTTGCCTGTTTGGAGTTTGGCAAGTTTGGCTGGTATTAACCACAAAAAATCGGCGGCGCTGGCAGCGGTTTACTTGCTTTATCCGGTGGTTTTTAACATTAATTTGTTTGATTTTCACCCGGAAGTTATCGCTTTACCCGCTATTTTGTGGGCGATTTTGGCGGCGCGTTTGAGTCAACCTTGGCAGTTTTGTGCGGCGGTGATGTTGATTCTGGGCTGCAAGGGTGTTTTGGCTTTGACTGTGGTGGCGATGGGTTTGTGGCTGCTGCTATTTGATTGCGAAAGTTTGTCAGGGCGGGAAAAAAAGGTGAAAAGGGCGATTCCCTACGGGATAGCTCCGCTTCACGCACTTTTTGCTATTATCATCGGCACAGCATGGTTTTTGATGGTGACTCAAGCCATTATTCCGGGTTTTAAGGGCGCTGAATCCGGCGGCGTCGGGCGCTATGCTTATCTGGGAAATTCGGTATTAGAAATTGCCGGAAATTTGCTATTAAAGCCTGGGTTAGTTTTAGGTAAAATTTTATCATTTGAAACTTTAAAATATCTGTTTTTATTGATTTTACCTGTATTTTGGGGGCTGTCGCCTCGCCATTTAACGCCTCTGGTTGGTGCGGTGCCGACTTTGGTTTTGAATGTGCTTTCCCAAGAACCTTTTCAGCGCAGCTTGGCTTATCAGTATTCGTTGCCGATAATTCCATTTTTGTTGTTAGCAGTTATTGCGAAGGAAGAAGGAAGAAGTAAGAAGGAAGAAGGAAGAGGGAAGAAGGAAGAAGAAGAAGAAGAAGAAATACCGATTACCAATTACCAATTACCGATTCCCAATTTGAAAGCGCCAAAAACAGTTATTATTTGGTCATTAATACTTTTCTTGTTTTTGGGCGAGTCAAAAGATTTTTGGCTGTATCTCAATCGCGCCGATACTGTACAAGCGGCGCGGGAAGCTGTGAGTCAAATTCAGCCGCAAGCTAGCGTTTTAACCGACAACCGACTGGCTGCTCACTTGGCTCACCGGTCAACAATTAAGGCACTTTCGCAGATTTCTTCCGAGGCGGATGCGGTGAATTTTGACTTTGTACTGTTGAATTTGCGCCATCCGTGGCCCGATACGCAGGAAATGGGCGATCGCGCGGCAAATTACCTCAAAAAATCTCGCAACTTTAAATTACAATATCAAAAAGATGATGTTTTGCTATTTCAAAAAATTGGTGAAAATCGATAAAAAGTTAAAATGCTTGATGTAAAACAGAAACCAATTCACCCTGTAGTATGGATGGTAGGTGCAGCAACCCTAATCCTGTTTGCCGCCAGCAGCGCGAGACACGCTTTGTTTCATTCAACTGCATACGACTTAGCAATTTTCGACCAAGCAATTTACTTGATTTCTCAAAATCAAACGCCATTTTCCT includes the following:
- a CDS encoding DUF2079 domain-containing protein, giving the protein MQNSSENLVISGEESRSAVAEKLPAAKIFPPPSVIGMAGVAAAILFLCSSWRHALFQSTAWDLGIFDQAIYLISQGKPPISSFLGFHILGDHASWIFYILALLYKINPDVRWLLAVQAVALAAGALPVWSLASLAGINHKKSAALAAVYLLYPVVFNINLFDFHPEVIALPAILWAILAARLSQPWQFCAAVMLILGCKGVLALTVVAMGLWLLLFDCESLSGREKKVKRAIPYGIAPLHALFAIIIGTAWFLMVTQAIIPGFKGAESGGVGRYAYLGNSVLEIAGNLLLKPGLVLGKILSFETLKYLFLLILPVFWGLSPRHLTPLVGAVPTLVLNVLSQEPFQRSLAYQYSLPIIPFLLLAVIAKEEGRSKKEEGRGKKEEEEEEEIPITNYQLPIPNLKAPKTVIIWSLILFLFLGESKDFWLYLNRADTVQAAREAVSQIQPQASVLTDNRLAAHLAHRSTIKALSQISSEADAVNFDFVLLNLRHPWPDTQEMGDRAANYLKKSRNFKLQYQKDDVLLFQKIGENR
- the dxr gene encoding 1-deoxy-D-xylulose-5-phosphate reductoisomerase — protein: MKAITLLGSTGSIGTQTLDIVAQYPDKFRIVGLTAGRNVSLLAQQIRQFQPEIVAICDEDKLQELQEAIADIDPQPILLAGESGVVEVAKYGDAEAVVTGIVGCAGLLPTIAAIKAGKDIALANKETLIAGGPVVNPLIEKYGVKVLPADSEHSAIFQCLQGIPAGGLRRIILTASGGSFRDLPIDKLAGVTVADALKHPNWSMGQKITIDSATLMNKGLEVIEAHYLFGMDYDDIDIVIHPQSIIHSLIELQDTSVLAQLGWPDMRLPLLYALSWPERIHTDWPQLDLVKSGDLTFREPDHEKYPCMQLAYAAGRAGGSMPAVLNAANEQAVALFLDEKITFLDIPKLIEKVCDKHQADNCETPALDDIIAADKWARQEVLTGSVELGDRILSVR
- a CDS encoding Uma2 family endonuclease, whose amino-acid sequence is MQTETKPTVFELNQLIIPPGNKIKLQNVSWEMYEAILDELGEGYALRLTYYQQTLEIRMPLPKHEKAKSLIGDFVKLLLEELNIDCDVLGSTTFKSKEMQSGVEPDDCFYIQNEAVIRGKDKIDLTVDPPPDLAIEIDNSSQTSLSSYQALKVPELWRYDGRILKIYLLQDGKYVESDNSQNFPDFPIIDVIPQYIDRSNAQGRSPTIRAFRAWVKEQLQTKHG
- a CDS encoding phosphoribosyltransferase, whose protein sequence is MSDLYISWSEYHRKIENLAVKIDESSWKFDRIVCLARGGLRVGDTLSRIFDKPLAILAASSYGGAEGKVRRAIEFAPNLTMVGDNLGSRILLVDDLVDSGISLEQGIVWLQNRYGADIREIRTAVLWYKACSVAKPDYYVDYLADNPWIHQPFEIYEKMSAADLTAQVGS
- a CDS encoding pentapeptide repeat-containing protein codes for the protein MNAEELLARYAAGERVFHKADLADVNLSRINLRDIDLTAANLTGANSIGITLYRANLYQADISRANLSQANLMSSNFGECQALEANLSGAILRSAVLSGADFTGASLRGADMRDANLQRAILIQVYAVNANLQGANLTEVKLCGINLTQANLTDADFTKANLSHANLTQANLSWANLTEANLEKADLKGADLSGANLSCANLHLADLSGVSLKGANLRGANLHQANLRGTNLKEANLREAMMPDGKISD